The Campylobacter concisus genome has a window encoding:
- a CDS encoding OmpA family protein, which translates to MKKVVLASVAVATLLLSGCSSKNPEVDMNANSNQSADNSGSMSDADRLAALIANIESQVKSVYFDFDKFNIKADQQGVVSSNASVFNQADAQALSIKVEGNCDEWGTDEYNYALGLKRAKSAKDALVRNGVSADRIAVVSFGESNPVCTDKTKACDAQNRRADFKVLP; encoded by the coding sequence ATGAAAAAAGTAGTTCTAGCAAGTGTTGCAGTTGCAACTTTATTGTTGAGCGGTTGTAGCTCTAAAAACCCTGAAGTTGATATGAATGCAAATTCAAATCAATCTGCAGATAACTCAGGTAGCATGAGTGATGCTGATAGATTAGCAGCTCTTATCGCTAACATCGAGAGCCAAGTTAAAAGCGTATACTTTGACTTTGATAAATTCAATATCAAAGCTGACCAACAAGGTGTTGTTAGCTCAAATGCATCAGTATTCAACCAAGCTGACGCTCAAGCTCTTTCTATAAAAGTAGAAGGTAACTGCGACGAGTGGGGTACAGATGAGTATAACTATGCTCTTGGTCTAAAACGTGCTAAAAGTGCTAAAGACGCTCTTGTAAGAAATGGCGTTAGCGCTGATAGAATCGCTGTAGTAAGCTTTGGCGAAAGCAACCCAGTTTGTACAGACAAAACAAAAGCTTGCGACGCTCAAAACAGACGTGCAGATTTCAAAGTACTTCCTTAA
- a CDS encoding tetratricopeptide repeat protein, translating to MNKKIIIAALLGAAFSIGSAQEVSAFDAGNMDSANPYGLTDDEKATLSNKRSVQNIEENMDNVSEQLQGLQSLIESMSARMNKLEQRMNDIETKVNGGISDSGVSLTSLKAYVDETRDIQDKNYKNITAALNKLGAIMDKNAAQPKQNANPKQQNKPTSNFSGKSDKDILADGIKLLNSGNSTEAAEYFEYLNKKGYKTGASNYYLGEVAYSQKSYSTAIQYYKKSIQSEDKADYTPKLLYHTAISFDKIGDTQSANRFYKALKVGYPDSKEAKAAPNRN from the coding sequence ATGAATAAAAAAATAATCATTGCGGCTCTTCTTGGAGCCGCTTTCTCTATAGGTTCAGCTCAAGAAGTTTCGGCATTTGACGCAGGTAATATGGATAGCGCAAATCCATATGGACTAACAGATGATGAAAAGGCAACTCTAAGCAATAAAAGAAGTGTTCAAAATATTGAAGAAAACATGGATAATGTTTCAGAACAACTTCAAGGTTTGCAAAGCTTGATCGAGAGCATGAGTGCTAGGATGAACAAGCTTGAGCAAAGAATGAACGATATCGAAACCAAAGTCAATGGTGGTATAAGCGATTCTGGTGTAAGTTTGACATCATTAAAAGCTTATGTTGATGAGACTAGAGATATACAAGATAAAAACTATAAAAATATTACTGCTGCCTTAAATAAATTAGGCGCGATAATGGATAAGAACGCTGCTCAACCAAAGCAAAATGCAAATCCAAAACAACAAAATAAGCCAACTTCAAATTTTAGTGGCAAAAGCGACAAGGACATTTTAGCTGATGGCATTAAGCTTTTAAATTCTGGCAATAGCACAGAAGCAGCTGAGTATTTTGAATATTTAAACAAAAAAGGCTATAAAACTGGTGCTTCAAATTATTATCTAGGTGAAGTTGCTTATAGTCAAAAATCATACAGTACAGCCATACAATACTATAAAAAAAGTATACAAAGTGAAGATAAGGCTGACTACACTCCAAAACTTTTGTATCACACAGCTATAAGCTTTGATAAGATCGGTGATACTCAAAGTGCAAATAGGTTTTATAAGGCTTTAAAAGTAGGCTATCCAGATAGCAAAGAAGCCAAAGCCGCTCCTAACAGAAACTAA
- a CDS encoding FKBP-type peptidyl-prolyl cis-trans isomerase — translation MIVSKDQVITMFYELKDANTGEILESNMQEGGQISFITRHGHIIEKLEEEVSKLKSGDKATINIKAAEGCGEYNKDAIQSLPKEQFAGIDLHEGMELFGQNEDGSSVRVIVKEIKDDEVTVDFNHPYAGKDLLFNVEILEVRDATEDEKATGMVAGAHTCGCGGHDHDHEHECCGGHGHGEGGCGCGGHGHHHH, via the coding sequence ATTATTGTGAGTAAAGATCAAGTTATAACAATGTTTTATGAGCTAAAAGACGCTAATACTGGCGAAATTTTAGAGTCAAATATGCAAGAAGGTGGTCAAATTTCTTTTATTACGAGACATGGTCACATTATAGAAAAGCTTGAAGAAGAAGTTAGCAAACTAAAATCAGGCGACAAAGCTACTATAAACATTAAGGCTGCTGAGGGTTGTGGCGAATACAATAAAGATGCCATCCAATCACTTCCAAAAGAGCAATTTGCTGGTATAGACCTACATGAAGGCATGGAACTTTTTGGTCAAAATGAAGATGGCTCAAGCGTTCGCGTCATCGTTAAAGAGATCAAAGATGACGAAGTAACAGTTGATTTTAACCACCCATACGCTGGCAAAGACTTGCTATTTAATGTTGAAATTTTAGAAGTTAGAGACGCAACTGAAGATGAAAAAGCAACTGGCATGGTAGCAGGCGCTCACACTTGCGGTTGTGGAGGACATGATCATGATCACGAGCATGAGTGCTGCGGTGGTCACGGACATGGCGAAGGTGGTTGCGGTTGCGGTGGTCACGGACATCACCACCACTAA
- the fabD gene encoding ACP S-malonyltransferase — translation MKKFAFIFAGQGSQSVGMGKDFYENFSSAKLLLNDACNDTGIDFEELLFTQNDKLDKTEFTQPAIVLNSLMSYLAFSEHIKAKPEFSLGHSLGEFTALAVSGAFSFVEAIRLVNLRGKFMQEACVGKDAGMMVVLGLSDEVVEEICKNAQNEGLKIYAANYNCDGQIVVAGVRADLASYEAKFKEAGAKRAMLLNMSVASHCPILEPASVRLANELEGVLAANFAPVVSNVNAKIYTDKNEALVLLKEQLTHPVRYKQSIKNYENEVDCFIELGAATLKGINKKITEKPTYSVTDMASLEEVVKILEER, via the coding sequence ATGAAAAAATTTGCTTTTATTTTTGCGGGTCAAGGCTCGCAAAGTGTTGGCATGGGGAAAGATTTTTATGAAAATTTCTCTTCGGCAAAACTTCTATTAAATGACGCTTGCAACGATACAGGCATTGATTTTGAAGAGCTTTTATTTACGCAAAACGACAAGCTAGATAAGACAGAATTTACTCAGCCTGCCATCGTTTTAAACTCGCTTATGAGCTATCTAGCTTTTAGCGAGCACATAAAAGCTAAGCCAGAGTTTAGCCTAGGTCACTCGCTAGGAGAATTTACAGCCCTTGCGGTTAGTGGCGCATTTAGCTTTGTTGAAGCGATTAGACTTGTAAATTTACGTGGTAAATTTATGCAAGAGGCTTGTGTTGGTAAAGATGCTGGCATGATGGTAGTGCTAGGTCTTAGTGACGAGGTCGTTGAGGAAATTTGCAAAAACGCACAAAATGAGGGCTTAAAAATTTACGCTGCAAACTACAACTGCGACGGACAGATAGTAGTTGCCGGCGTGAGGGCTGATCTGGCAAGCTATGAGGCAAAATTTAAAGAAGCAGGTGCAAAAAGAGCGATGCTTTTAAATATGTCAGTAGCTAGCCACTGCCCGATACTTGAGCCAGCTAGCGTTAGGCTAGCAAACGAGCTTGAGGGCGTTTTGGCTGCGAATTTTGCCCCAGTCGTTTCAAACGTAAATGCAAAAATTTATACTGATAAAAATGAAGCGCTAGTTCTTTTAAAAGAGCAGCTAACGCATCCAGTTCGCTACAAGCAAAGCATCAAAAACTACGAAAACGAGGTTGATTGCTTTATCGAGCTAGGTGCTGCGACACTAAAAGGCATAAACAAAAAGATCACGGAAAAACCGACATATAGCGTCACTGATATGGCGAGCCTTGAAGAGGTTGTGAAGATTTTGGAGGAGAGATGA
- a CDS encoding 5'-methylthioadenosine/adenosylhomocysteine nucleosidase, which translates to MIAILGAMQEEITPILEMVGEYKTTEYANNKFYEANYKGKDLVIAYSKIGKVNAAITATLMIEKFRASKLLFTGVAGSLDENLKIGDMLYATSLVQHDLDITAFGHPYGFVPGTSIFVKSDESLNELAKNVASKKGMSLNSGIIATGDQFICDNEKKEWIKKIFNASATEMEGASVALVCETLGVPFFILRAISDGAGNEAEFDFDKFLQDSANVSAKFILEMVESL; encoded by the coding sequence ATGATAGCGATACTTGGAGCGATGCAAGAGGAGATAACGCCGATCCTTGAGATGGTTGGCGAGTATAAAACTACCGAATATGCAAATAATAAATTTTATGAGGCAAACTACAAAGGCAAAGACCTAGTCATCGCCTACTCGAAGATCGGCAAGGTAAATGCGGCGATCACTGCGACCTTGATGATAGAGAAATTTAGGGCTTCAAAGCTGCTTTTTACTGGCGTTGCAGGCTCACTTGATGAGAACTTAAAGATAGGCGATATGCTATATGCCACTAGCCTTGTGCAGCATGACCTTGACATCACGGCTTTTGGACATCCATACGGCTTTGTGCCAGGGACAAGTATCTTTGTAAAAAGCGATGAGAGCCTAAATGAGCTAGCTAAAAATGTCGCTAGCAAAAAGGGCATGAGCTTAAATTCAGGTATCATCGCAACTGGTGATCAGTTCATCTGCGACAACGAGAAAAAAGAGTGGATCAAAAAGATATTTAACGCAAGTGCTACCGAGATGGAAGGTGCGAGCGTTGCGCTAGTTTGTGAGACGCTTGGCGTGCCATTTTTCATCCTTAGAGCCATCAGCGACGGAGCTGGTAATGAGGCTGAATTTGACTTTGATAAATTCTTACAAGACTCAGCAAACGTCAGCGCTAAATTTATCCTAGAAATGGTGGAGAGCTTATGA
- a CDS encoding tRNA 2-thiocytidine biosynthesis TtcA family protein, which translates to MIELSKRLLRQVGQTNARYKMIEGGDKILLGLSGGKDSLALAHVLKHIQNVTPEKFEFKAVTLSYGMGEDYAYLTKHCNEHGIEHEVIDSSIFEISKEKIRKNSSFCSFFSRMRRGYLYTYALKHGFNKLAIAHHLDDAAESFFMNFTYNGALRTLAPKYKAKNGIVVIRPFIFVRERQLRENAIKNELRVVGDEACPAMRFDVKMPHARYETKQLLANLEKENPKLFTSLKAAFENIHTDTFFGINEGSEE; encoded by the coding sequence ATGATAGAGCTTAGTAAGAGACTGCTTAGGCAAGTTGGCCAGACAAACGCTAGATATAAGATGATAGAAGGTGGAGATAAGATCTTGCTTGGCCTTAGCGGCGGCAAGGATAGCCTCGCACTCGCTCACGTGCTAAAGCACATCCAAAACGTCACACCTGAGAAATTTGAATTTAAGGCGGTAACGCTAAGCTACGGCATGGGCGAAGACTACGCATATCTTACCAAGCACTGCAACGAGCATGGTATAGAGCACGAGGTGATCGATAGCTCGATATTTGAGATATCAAAGGAGAAGATACGTAAAAATTCTAGCTTTTGCAGCTTTTTCTCGCGCATGAGAAGAGGGTATCTTTACACCTATGCGCTAAAGCACGGCTTTAACAAGCTCGCGATCGCTCACCACTTGGACGACGCAGCAGAGAGCTTTTTTATGAATTTCACCTACAATGGCGCGCTAAGGACGCTTGCTCCAAAATACAAAGCAAAAAACGGCATCGTCGTGATCAGGCCATTTATCTTTGTGCGTGAGAGACAGCTTCGCGAAAATGCGATCAAAAATGAGCTAAGAGTTGTTGGCGATGAGGCGTGTCCTGCGATGAGATTTGACGTGAAGATGCCACACGCTAGATATGAGACTAAGCAGCTTCTAGCAAATTTAGAAAAAGAAAATCCAAAGCTCTTTACATCGCTTAAAGCAGCATTTGAAAACATCCACACAGATACATTTTTTGGTATCAATGAAGGCAGTGAAGAGTAA
- a CDS encoding Cj0814 family flagellar-dependent secreted protein yields the protein MSIFSVSTQKYSSVATEAKARKLQKEQSESAKFQNALANNEKTKDIAQNLQRLELTKDTQQSIYSVKFKDKNELGYQSDNAGFMDASFNKAAGLPQDFKLHKSTIKEFLNFATKQNNINSVLYSNASGKLFDNDVFENIDIADTIGQYYAIFSQVMGKSLNKDSFTDSDLASLPKGYISQGMKGIDFNADLSDRSNIDFLNSRKNEVVTNIFSSEDEMKLASNLSEDLAKLGIKTNLKKLNFANLEQENTGGFSPDLSYYKTESGYKKEALFISFLKSENPAILEGGETTLKPEVLLNNAFIAAQTKDHRSKSLSDVATLKKLAEDRENFKNLVLELLKNSTVKPSEDNINLAFNKLNQIYALGRQK from the coding sequence ATGAGCATTTTTAGTGTTAGCACGCAAAAGTATAGCTCAGTAGCGACTGAGGCAAAAGCAAGGAAACTTCAAAAAGAGCAGTCTGAAAGTGCCAAATTTCAAAACGCTCTTGCAAATAATGAAAAAACAAAAGACATTGCACAAAATTTACAAAGACTTGAGCTTACAAAAGATACACAGCAAAGCATTTATAGCGTGAAATTTAAAGATAAAAACGAGCTTGGCTATCAAAGTGACAATGCTGGCTTTATGGACGCTAGCTTTAATAAAGCAGCCGGCTTGCCACAGGACTTTAAGCTTCACAAAAGCACGATAAAAGAATTTCTAAACTTCGCAACAAAGCAAAATAACATAAATAGCGTCCTTTACAGCAACGCAAGCGGGAAGCTTTTTGACAATGACGTCTTTGAAAATATCGACATTGCAGACACGATAGGTCAGTATTACGCTATCTTTTCTCAAGTAATGGGCAAGAGTTTAAACAAAGATAGTTTTACAGATAGCGACCTAGCAAGCCTGCCAAAAGGCTACATCTCGCAAGGTATGAAAGGCATTGATTTTAATGCAGATTTGAGCGATAGATCAAATATTGACTTTTTAAATAGTCGCAAAAACGAGGTCGTGACAAACATCTTTAGCAGCGAAGATGAAATGAAGCTCGCATCAAATTTAAGCGAAGATCTAGCAAAGCTAGGCATAAAAACGAACCTCAAAAAGCTAAATTTTGCAAATTTAGAGCAGGAAAACACTGGTGGCTTTAGCCCAGATCTCTCTTACTATAAAACGGAGTCTGGTTACAAAAAAGAGGCTTTGTTTATTAGCTTTTTAAAGTCAGAAAACCCTGCGATCCTAGAGGGCGGAGAGACTACGCTAAAGCCTGAAGTCTTGCTAAACAACGCTTTCATCGCTGCCCAGACCAAAGATCATAGAAGCAAAAGCTTGAGCGATGTAGCTACTCTTAAAAAGCTAGCAGAAGATAGAGAAAATTTTAAAAATTTAGTGCTTGAGCTACTAAAAAACAGCACCGTAAAGCCAAGCGAAGATAATATAAATTTAGCTTTTAACAAGCTAAATCAAATTTATGCTTTAGGCAGGCAAAAGTAG